cggcggcgcgggcccGGCGGGCGCCCCGGGCCCGGCTCAGGCGGCGCGGGGCGGGACGCGGCTCCGCATGGCGCGGCCCCTCCGCGcggaccgggccgggccaggccgggccgggccgggccgcagcGCACCGGGCCCGCCGCGCCGAGCGGAGCGGAGCTCAGCGGCGCAGGGCAGGAAGCGCCTCGCGCCGCCGGGCGgtcccagccccgccccgccccgccccccccgcccccccccccgcgaacGTCACCGCCGCCGCGATGGCGTCACCGGGAGCGGCGCCGAGCgtcaccgggggggggggaggcgggccgCGCGCCCACGTGGGAGGGGATCCCCGCCCCCGGCGGGGTCAGGGCGGGGGGAATCCCCACGCGGGGCCGcccacattcccccccccccccccgggtccccccgCTTTCCCCGGGaccggcccccccacccccgccccggccccccccacccgggaccgccccccccgcccgcttCCCCTTTCGTTCTCCCTtcgccccccgcagccccggacCGACCCCAGAGAACGGCGGCGCGGAGGGGGCGGCCTCGGACCGGACCCGGTACCGGGACCCCCGCCGGACCCGGGCGCTCCCCGGATCGGAGGGGACACCGggccccccccacccgccccggcccccgggaTCCCCGGTGACGTCACGCGGCACCGGCCGGGCCGCGCTGCGTAGGAGCCGGGGGCGCCTCCGGGTaccggggcggcgcggggaggaggaggtgccggtgcgggagggggggggggggctgtcccgaTACGGCCCCGGgagacggggtgggggggggtggggaaatcCCTGCCCGGTGCGGGGCCAGGGGGGGCTGGTCCGGGGGTTCCCTGCCCGGTGGGGGCTCCCGGGgccggtgtgtgtggggggtcgCTTTATAGACCCCGGGGTCCCGGTACAGAGCCGGGGGTCTCCGTGCAGCCGGCCCGGCCCCGTGGGGGTCCCGgtgcggggagggagcgggggggggggacacacacacgacACGTCCCTGTCTCCGGGGCCCGTCCCGCGCGGTCCGTACCTGGGGGCGGCGgtgcccgcccggcccggcgcggtgcggtgcggtgccggtggcggagccgggcggcggcgcAGGTGCTCCCGGCCCCGCGTGATGtcagcggccgccgccgccccctccgccgCGCGGGACGCGCCGCCATTTAAAGGGACCGCGGCCCCTCATggcggccgggggggggaaaggagaaggtgGCTGGGGGCAGCCCCGCACCGGGGCCGCGCCacgctcacccccccccccccccggctgcagcCCTTGGGGGGAcagaccgccccccccccagctccgccCGTGAGCCCCCGGTGTAGGGGTTCGGCCcagccccacggcggggggggggggggaggcggggtcTTGGTGTCCCCGgggcgcggccggggccggggccgcagcCCCGCACCGAggagggcagggccgggccggcgAGGCCCCCCGGGACCCCGCGGACAAAGCCGCAGCTGCCGGGGCCGCAGCCGGCCCCGGGGCACCTCTTTGTGCTGCAAAATGGTGGAGCcggaaccggggggggggggggggggggggcggggaacgGGACGACGACAGACAGACAACGGGAGCAGCGTTCGCCCCCCGGCACGCAAAGGGGGATCGCTCCCAACTCCTGGGGACCCCCAGGACCGAGGGTCCCTGCACTGCCGGCAGCAGCTGAGCCCagaccccagcacagcccctcaTCATGCCCGGCCTGCTGCCCCCCCATCCCACAGTGGAGGGGAGCCCAGCGCAGggggggccggtgggagcccagcctccccatcccacaggcaGGGGGGGGCTCGCAggacccctgccccccccaggaACAGGAGCCGCAGCACACAGGGCCCTGGACTGTTTTCAGTGATGTTTTATTGGAAACGTTAAATACTGGGGGTCCGGCCCCAGGTGGAgccgggaggggggggcagcacaggggccggggggggccctcCTCACGCATGCTCTTCGGCCAGCTTCTCCGCCTTGGCCACCGCCTCCTCGATGGGCCCCACCATGTAGAAGGCCTGCTCCGGGAGGTGGTCGTATTCACCTGGGGGGAGACGCCACgtcagggaggggagcggggttGCCAAGCCCAGCCTGGGCTCCCCTGGGTCCCCGGCTTCCCCCACGCCCAGCCCGGGGTCCCCCCCGGGGGCCATCTTACCTGCCAGGATCTGCTTGAAGCCCTTGATGGTCTCCTTCAGTGGCACGAGCTTGCCCATGTGGCCGGTGAAGACCTCGGCCACCTGGAAGGGCTGCGACAAGAAACGCTGGATCTTGCGAGCCCGGGCCACCGTCagcttgtcctcttcagagaGCTCGTCCATGCCCAGGATGGCGATGATGTCCTGCAGGGACTTGTAGTCCTGCGGGGAGAGATGGGGGGTGAGCGGCCAGTGCTGGGCTTTgcgcccccagccccagcatccccgtggggggctgccccggccccctcACCTGCAGAATCTTCTGCACGCCCCGGGCCACGTCATAGTGTTCAGGGCCCACAATGTTGGGGTCCATGATGCGGGAGGTGGAGTCCAGCGGGTCCACGGCCGGGTAGATGCCCAGCTCAGCGATGGCGCGGGACAGGACAGTGGTGGCGTCCAAGTGAGCGAAGGTGGTGGCAGGGGCAGGGTCGGTCAAGTCGTCAGCCGGCACGTAGATGGCCTGGGGAGGCGGGAGGGGACGGTGGGCCCGAGGCAGGCGCTGCGGCTTCCCCGGCGCGGCAGGGCCAGCCCTGCCCTCACCTGCACCGAAGTGATGGAGCCCTTGCGTGTGGTGGTGATCCTCTCCTGCATGGTGCCCATGTCGGTGGCCAGCGTGGGCTGGTAGCCCACAGCGGAAGGGATTCTCCCCAGCAAGGCTGACACCTGGGAGGAAACAGAGCCCGTGAGAGGCTGCGCAAGGCAGGGGGCCAGGCGTCCCCTGCAGAGCGCAGCCTGACCACCACCGCGCTCAGCCCCAGGAGCCAGCACGCCAGCGGCCCCACGCCGAGCACAGACCTCTGAGCCAGCCTGGGTGAAGCGGAAGATGTTGTCGATGAAGAGCAGCACATCCTGACCCTCCTGGTCCCTGAAGTACTCGGCCACCGTCAACCCTGTCAGAGCCACTCTGGCACGGGCGCCCGGGGGCTCGTTCATCTGCCCGTAGACCAGGGCGACCTGCGGGCCAGACCCAGGTGTCAGTACGGCACGGCTCTGCCGCCGGTGCTGCCAGGACCCCACCCAGCCCCCTGGGGAGACCCAGCGCACCTTGGAAGTGGCGTCTTTCAGGTTGATGACCCCAGACTCGATCATCTCATGGTACAAGTCGTTGCCCTCACGGGTTCGCTCCCCCACGCCAGCAAACACTGAATAACCACCGTGGGCTTTTGCCACGTTGTTGATCAGCTCCATGATCAGCACTGTCTTGCCGACACCAGCACCTCCAAACAAACCTGGGAGGGAACAGGAGTCCTGCTCAACCCTAAGCTGATCCAGCTGCCCCCGGTGTCTCCCTTCACCTCTTTCCTCCTCAGATCAAGAAACGTTGCTTCAGAAAGCTCAGAAGAACGAAAGTCAAATAGTTACTCATCAGTGAAGGAAACTGCTGCAGAGGGACCGGTCCCAAGCCTCAGCGGGGCTGGCAGGGTGCCCCCCTCCCCAGACACCCACCCTTCCTCTGCAGGCAATGTACCGATCTTGCCGCCCTTGGCGTAGGGAGCCAGCAGGTCCACCACCTTGATCCCTGTCACCAGGATCTCCTGTTCAACGCTCATCTCCACAAACTCGGGGGCTTCGGCATGTATAGCAGCAAACCTGCAACAGAAGGCGGAGAGAAATGGAGCTGAGCAGCTGAAGCGAGACCCTCGGTCAGGGTGCTGGCAAGAGACCACGCAAGTGCAGTCCCTGCTCACGACCCAGGAGAACAGGAGCATGGCAGGAACGTGCCGCAGCCCTGTTCACTCACGTGTCTGCTACTCCAGAACCCATGCCCCCACCTCCAGACCCCACGTGACATTGGCTCCTGGCCCGTAGCATCACTCACTGTTTTGTGGTGATGGGGCCCCTCTCGTCAATGGGTTCCCCGATGACATTCATGATCCTGCCCAGGGTCTCGGGGCCGACGGGGATGCGGATGGGCGCACCGGAGTCCAGCACCTTCTGTCCTCTCACCAGGCCTTCTGTCCCATCCATGGCGATTGTGCGCACCGTGTTCTCCCCTGCCAAAGCCCAAGGACAGCATCACAGCAGCGTCCTCGAGCTGACCCTGGGGACAGCTGCCGGTGGCTTCCCCAGGCCCTGTCAAGGGAACAATCTGCTGGGAAGAGGaccgagaggagcagcaggaCCCAAGAACAAAATAGCGCAGAGAAAAACCGAGCCCAGGCCACACTCAGACTGCAGCCCTGCAGGCCGGAACCCTCCAGCagccattttcctcctcctcagatTGAAATCCGTGGCTTCAGCAAGCTCAGGAGAACGAAAGTCATCAAGACGCATCATCACAGGAGGACCCTCTCCCACCCCCTACAGCCCTCCTGCGGCAGATGCTCACCCAGGTGCTGagccacctccagcaccagccggGTCTCCCTGCCCTGCACCTCGAGGGCGTTGAGGATGGGGGGCAGCCCCTCATCGAACTGCACGTCCACCACCGCACCGATGACGGCCACGATGCGGCCGGTGGTCGAGCCAGCCTTGGCGGCGGGGGCTGGCTGGGCTGCATAGTCCCGTCCTGcgggagagggggaaagagagggaCGAATCAAGGTCGGCGGGAGAAGGGGCAGCTCCGGCCTCCCAGGTGCCTCGGGGGTGCGGAGCTGGGGCTCCCCTGCGGTGTGCCCAACACCCCGGCACCCCCCCGGTGCACCCAGgacccccgccaccccccccggTACACCCACGACCCCCGGCAGCCCCAGATTCCCCCGCCATGCGCCCAAGCACCGCTGCTCCCCTCCACACCCCGGTGGCGCGGCCCATCCCCTCGCCTTGACCACGTAGCCTGGCCCGGCCCACCCCGGTAACGGGGCCCCCCGCGCCCCTCGCCCCCGCAGGCCCCAAGGTgaccccgcggccgccccgcacTCACGcgccccggcggcagcggccgggccggccccgcggcTGAGAAGCAGCGGCAGGAGgtcgcggcccggcccggccccgcagcgcaGCAGcggccgagcggcggcggcggcggcggccgagcagCGACCCGCGAGCCCCAACATGGCGGCGCCGACtgagccccgcgccccgcccgccccaCACGGCCCCCGCGGGGCGGGCCCGCCCGCACGTCACCCGCTGCC
This sequence is a window from Harpia harpyja isolate bHarHar1 chromosome 15, bHarHar1 primary haplotype, whole genome shotgun sequence. Protein-coding genes within it:
- the ATP5F1B gene encoding ATP synthase subunit beta, mitochondrial — translated: MLGLAGRCSAAAAAAARPLLRCGAGPGRDLLPLLLSRGAGPAAAAGARRDYAAQPAPAAKAGSTTGRIVAVIGAVVDVQFDEGLPPILNALEVQGRETRLVLEVAQHLGENTVRTIAMDGTEGLVRGQKVLDSGAPIRIPVGPETLGRIMNVIGEPIDERGPITTKQFAAIHAEAPEFVEMSVEQEILVTGIKVVDLLAPYAKGGKIGLFGGAGVGKTVLIMELINNVAKAHGGYSVFAGVGERTREGNDLYHEMIESGVINLKDATSKVALVYGQMNEPPGARARVALTGLTVAEYFRDQEGQDVLLFIDNIFRFTQAGSEVSALLGRIPSAVGYQPTLATDMGTMQERITTTRKGSITSVQAIYVPADDLTDPAPATTFAHLDATTVLSRAIAELGIYPAVDPLDSTSRIMDPNIVGPEHYDVARGVQKILQDYKSLQDIIAILGMDELSEEDKLTVARARKIQRFLSQPFQVAEVFTGHMGKLVPLKETIKGFKQILAGEYDHLPEQAFYMVGPIEEAVAKAEKLAEEHA